A window of Ictidomys tridecemlineatus isolate mIctTri1 chromosome 1, mIctTri1.hap1, whole genome shotgun sequence contains these coding sequences:
- the LOC144365459 gene encoding large ribosomal subunit protein eL21: MTNTKGKRRGTRYMFSRPFRKHGVVPLATYMRIYKKGDIVDIKGMGTVQKGMPHKCYHGKTGRVYNVTQHAVGIVVNKQVKGKILAKRINVRIEHIKHSKSRDSFLKRVKENDQKKKEAKEKGTWVQLKRQPAPPREAHFVRTNGKEPELLEPIPYEFMA, encoded by the coding sequence ATGACGAACacaaagggaaagaggagaggaacCCGATATATGTTCTCCAGGCCTTTTAGAAAACATGGAGTTGTTCCTTTGGCCACATATATGCGAATCTACAAGAAGGGTGATATTGTAGACATCAAGGGAATGGGTACTGTTCAAAAAGGAATGCCCCACAAATGTTATCATGGCAAAACTGGGAGAGTCTACAATGTTACCCAGCATGCTGTTGGCATTGTTGTGAATAAGCAAGTTAAGGGCAAGATTCTTGCCAAGAGAATTAATGTGCGTATTGAGCATATTAAGCACTCTAAGAGCCGAGACAGCTTCCTGAAACGTGTGAAGGAAAATgatcagaaaaagaaggaagccaAAGAGAAAGGTACCTGGGTTCAGCTGAAGCGCCAGCCTGCCCCACCCAGAGAAGCACATTTTGTGAGAACAAATGGAAAGGAGCCTGAACTGCTGGAACCTATTCCCTATGAATTCATGgcataa